The Nostoc commune NIES-4072 genome includes a window with the following:
- a CDS encoding ester cyclase has translation MQNFVQVVWNGRNLTALKDFWTENCINHAMSCTENCGIDALRVYHESFFDDFFAAFPDIQIEIVQQVAEGDRVVSYIISHGKHSGSFYGIAPTGRSISTSVIRIDRVQDGKIAEHWSVSDAAGLMQQLQS, from the coding sequence ATCCAGAACTTTGTTCAAGTCGTTTGGAATGGTCGAAATCTTACAGCGTTGAAAGATTTCTGGACAGAGAATTGTATTAACCATGCGATGTCTTGTACAGAAAATTGCGGTATTGATGCACTGAGGGTCTATCATGAATCCTTCTTTGACGATTTCTTCGCTGCGTTCCCCGACATCCAAATTGAGATTGTGCAGCAGGTCGCCGAAGGGGATCGGGTTGTTAGCTACATCATAAGTCACGGCAAGCACAGCGGGTCATTCTACGGCATTGCACCAACTGGCAGGAGCATCTCGACATCAGTGATCCGAATTGATCGGGTTCAAGATGGAAAGATTGCTGAACATTGGTCTGTTTCTGACGCAGCAGGTCTGATGCAGCAACTTCAATCTTGA